A single Pyxicephalus adspersus chromosome 8, UCB_Pads_2.0, whole genome shotgun sequence DNA region contains:
- the FASLG gene encoding tumor necrosis factor ligand superfamily member 6, which translates to MQQMQQPNMGYPVFWTNQAQRPPVLTHTSMYPPPPPFPDFRKKRRKGGTCVYLFIIFLLVLLALLGVGIGTYKIMELQKELDKIKEFSDDPSSLPNPSTEKLIGEPLGKLVSRQAAHVTAKESLNLPLVWEDRIGRAFTNGIQYKNRGLVVNETGLHFLYSSIYFRSTECPKDSLELIHIVYKKPSRYPSVMKLMESTEQHNCKPLVTWARHSYLGAVFNLTRQDVLYVNVSDVTLVSTDEAKSFFGIYKL; encoded by the exons ATGCAACAAATGCAACAACCAAACATGGGCTATCCAGTCTTCTGGACTAACCAAGCTCAAAGACCACCTGTTCTGACCCATACATCTATGTACCCACCTCCACCACCTTTCCCAGACTTCAGGAAGAAAAGGCGTAAAGGTGGAACTTGTGTATATCTCTTTATCATATTTCTTCTGGTTCTGCTGGCATTGCTCGGAGTGGGGATTGGTACTTATAAAATAATGGAGCTACAGAAGGAACTTGACAAAATCAAAgag TTTTCTGATGATCCTTCCTCACTGCCGAATCCTTCCACAGAAAAGTTAATAG GAGAACCCCTGGGGAAATTAGTAAGCAGGCAAGCTGCCCACGTCACAG caaAAGAAAGCTTAAATTTGCCTTTAGTCTGGGAGGACCGTATAGGACGTGCTTTTACTAATGGCATTCAGTACAAGAACAGAGGATTAGTGGTAAATGAAACAGGCCTGCACTTCTTATATTCCTCCATCTACTTTAGAAGTACAGAATGCCCTAAAGATTCCTTGGAACTGATACATATTGTCTACAAAAAGCCATCCCGATATCCAAGTGTTATGAAACTCATGGAAAGTACAGAGCAACATAACTGCAAGCCGCTTGTGACCTGGGCAAGACACAGTTACCTTGGAGCAGTATTTAACCTGACTCGTCAAGATGTCTTGTATGTCAATGTTTCTGATGTCACACTAGTCAGTACTGAtgaagcaaaatcattttttggcaTTTACAAACTATga